The proteins below are encoded in one region of Ostrea edulis chromosome 3, xbOstEdul1.1, whole genome shotgun sequence:
- the LOC125672957 gene encoding uncharacterized protein LOC125672957 has product MSESVFVGLCRTVGTSQQVATRRDVTDIKEMVRNRVTTSNENTVMMSGSHREGFRMEGSDIDTMYWYNNQPVIWDLSQTQFYNVHRQSLILSVSSESPPGFTLLQLLSPRASNRVILALVKMNGELYISSSKYREITCSLITPNSTVHGPCGSGAIGTLEYDDAQCFVCDFWPPSASSWIDRCHIWPQPQVVRDIVRSGCHFVAIGHKLGNYENDEWRISFSLAEQKLVYSMNHCQFLTYGLLKLFLKEVINNGLGDNEKLLCSYHMKTAVFWTIQQNTIPNWCPQNLLKCFWYCFKLILKWVYEGVCPNFFIPENNMFLSNIHGGAQNRLFITLYGFYEKGLASLLHSPSLGSYIMNVLYNPRLSICTDEHTLVSETEFDKEMFSEMWVRKSIPSSDLYLISMKYLDTIEQLIFSPLTQYQVLTLQVFTASILHSAAFTLQNMYSNTTENKLMYIADRTSCHMLKLTAKFGCISDRLYIAMFYYKTLRYTEALSVIEMTKVNLAQSYVMYNRTVDTERYTEAVGGQSWSTKLRHSVAWNIKLHNRIIYINELMTEQSFSLQNRFPHMVIPPLVVLHMLEFLC; this is encoded by the coding sequence ATGTCAGAGTCTGTGTTTGTGGGACTGTGTCGTACAGTGGGGACCTCACAACAGGTGGCAACGAGGAGAGATGTGACAGACATTAAAGAGATGGTGAGGAATAGAGTAACGACAAGTAACGAGAACACGGTGATGATGAGTGGAAGTCACAGAGAAGGATTCAGAATGGAGGGATCTGATATTGATACCATGTATTGGTATAACAACCAACCAGTGATCTGGGACTTATCTCAGACCCAGTTTTACAATGTACACAGACAATCCCTGATTCTCTCTGTCTCATCTGAAAGTCCACCCGGATTTACTTTACTTCAGTTACTGTCACCAAGAGCAAGCAACAGAGTTATCTTAGCATTAGTCAAAATGAATGGTGAACTATATATATCTAGTTCAAAATACAGAGAGATCACATGTTCTCTTATAACTCCCAACTCTACAGTACATGGTCCATGTGGCAGTGGAGCTATAGGGACACTAGAATATGATGATGCCCAATGTTTTGTTTGTGACTTTTGGCCTCCGTCTGCCTCTTCATGGATAGACAGATGTCACATATGGCCCCAGCCACAGGTTGTCAGGGACATAGTCAGAAGTGGATGTCACTTTGTAGCAATAGGACACAAATTaggaaattatgaaaatgatgaatggagaatttcattttctttggcAGAACAAAAACTTGTGTACTCAATGAACCACTGTCAATTCTTGACTTATGGTTTGCTGAAATTGTTCTTAAAAGAAGTCATTAACAATGGATTAGGTGATAATGAGAAATTACTGTGTTCCTATCACATGAAGACAGCAGTTTTCTGGACGATTCAACAAAACACAATACCTAACTGGTGTCCACAGAATCTCCTGAAATGTTTCTGGTACTGCTTTAAACTCATCCTTAAATGGGTGTATGAGGGAGTCTGTCCTAACTTTTTCATTCCAGAAAACAATATGTTTCTCAGTAATATCCATGGTGGAGCACAAAACAGATTATTCATTACACTGTATGGTTTTTATGAAAAAGGTTTAGCATCCCTGCTACACAGTCCCTCCCTCGGGTCTTATATCATGAATGTCCTTTATAACCCCAGACTCAGTATTTGTACTGATGAACACACTCTGGTATCTGAGACCGAGTTTGATAAAGAAATGTTCAGTGAGATGTGGGTAAGAAAATCAATACCCTCATCAGACCTCTACCTGATCAGTATGAAATACTTAGACACAATAGAACAGTTGATATTCTCACCCCTGACACAGTATCAAGTTCTCACGTTACAGGTATTTACAGCCTCCATCCTTCACAGTGCTGCTTTTACATTACAAAACATGTACAGCAACACCACTGAAAACAAGCTGATGTATATTGCTGACAGAACGTCCTGTCACATGTTGAAACTCACAGCCAAGTTTGGGTGTATTTCTGACAGGTTGTACATTGCAATGTTTTATTACAAGACACTCAGATACACAGAAGCCCTGTCTGTGATAGAGATGACAAAGGTCAACTTAGCACAGTCATATGTGATGTATAACAGGACCGTAGACACAGAGAGGTATACCGAGGCTGTAGGGGGACAGTCCTGGTCTACAAAGTTAAGACATTCTGTGGCTTGGAATATCAAATTACACAACAGaatcatttatatcaatgaATTAATGACAGAGCAGAGTTTTTCCTTACAGAACCGTTTCCCTCACATGGTTATCCCGCCCCTAGTTGTGTTACACATGCTGGAGTTCCTGTGTTAG